A window from Terriglobales bacterium encodes these proteins:
- a CDS encoding ABC transporter ATP-binding protein, giving the protein MRTLLELRDITFSYGPQSILHEASLGVKEGERVAIIGRNGSGKTTLLRMAAGLLDPQQGMVFLDECALKKMRKRNIAQFVAFVPQQLFVPFEFTVEQLVSQGRTPYLRALHNLRTEDYAAIHEAVSRTQITHLRKRIFNQLSGGEQQRVKIAIALAQQPKLLLLDEPTQHLDIGRQAEILELLLKLNREGVTIVAAIHDLHAVQQAFPKVALVHEQRVVQGTASTMLRPELLAQAFGLNSHAALPILRQADYFSSEVEHIERAH; this is encoded by the coding sequence ATGAGGACACTGCTCGAATTACGCGATATCACTTTTTCTTACGGACCGCAGTCCATCTTGCACGAGGCTTCTTTGGGCGTGAAAGAGGGCGAACGGGTGGCCATCATAGGACGCAATGGATCAGGCAAAACCACATTGTTGCGCATGGCTGCCGGACTTCTGGATCCGCAACAGGGTATGGTTTTTCTGGATGAATGCGCATTGAAGAAAATGCGTAAGCGCAACATTGCCCAGTTCGTTGCCTTTGTTCCACAACAGTTGTTCGTACCTTTTGAGTTCACAGTAGAACAATTAGTCTCACAGGGGCGCACGCCCTACTTACGCGCACTGCACAATTTGCGTACAGAAGATTATGCGGCGATCCATGAGGCCGTGTCACGGACGCAGATTACACACCTGCGCAAACGGATCTTCAATCAACTCAGCGGCGGCGAGCAACAGCGCGTCAAGATTGCAATTGCACTGGCACAACAACCAAAGCTGCTCCTGCTCGATGAGCCCACGCAGCATCTCGATATTGGGCGGCAGGCTGAAATCCTCGAGTTGCTTCTGAAACTCAATCGGGAAGGCGTGACGATTGTGGCGGCAATCCATGATTTGCATGCGGTCCAGCAGGCATTTCCGAAAGTTGCCCTGGTGCATGAGCAGAGGGTTGTACAAGGCACAGCTTCAACCATGCTTCGTCCTGAGCTGCTGGCGCAGGCTTTCGGTCTAAATAGCCACGCGGCGCTACCGATCCTGCGACAGGCTGACTACTTCTCTTCGGAGGTGGAACACATTGAACGCGCACACTGA
- a CDS encoding iron ABC transporter permease, whose amino-acid sequence MSRESQLEVQETHEREAAAVNPQSRTGSLLAIVIGLCLLLVVEIFLATCVGAVSMKPATVASVFLNRHAETLQTEKTIVFQIRLPRVLAAALVGCALSIAGVLFQGLFRNPMADPYVIGTQGGAALGATIGVVLMPHVSLLGFGATASLAFCFSLLTMVVVYWLARVGGRTPIVTLLLSGLALSTMLSYSTTFVVLLHPESDVAIRLLTTWLHGAVSNTEWPQIALVAVMVGIGALLSLLLTRSLNALCLGDDYAQQLGIRVELLRASIIVVGSLLTAAAVAIGGLIGFVGLVIPHLVRLLIGPDHVRLLPIAGLAGAIFLILADTLARTVLSPSELPVGILTAFVGGPVFLFLLRRNKREYAL is encoded by the coding sequence ATGTCGCGAGAATCACAACTCGAAGTCCAGGAAACGCACGAGCGCGAGGCTGCCGCTGTAAATCCCCAAAGCAGAACCGGCAGCCTCTTGGCAATCGTGATTGGGCTCTGCTTACTGCTGGTCGTCGAAATATTTCTAGCGACTTGCGTTGGCGCAGTAAGCATGAAACCAGCTACGGTGGCGTCTGTGTTTCTCAACCGCCATGCAGAAACCTTGCAGACAGAAAAGACCATCGTTTTCCAAATTCGACTTCCACGCGTTTTGGCTGCGGCGCTGGTCGGCTGCGCTCTTTCCATTGCCGGTGTGTTGTTCCAAGGACTGTTTCGCAACCCGATGGCAGACCCTTACGTCATCGGCACTCAGGGTGGAGCTGCTTTGGGCGCAACCATCGGAGTTGTGCTGATGCCGCATGTCTCGCTCCTGGGCTTTGGAGCGACTGCTTCCCTGGCGTTTTGCTTCTCATTGTTGACCATGGTGGTTGTGTATTGGCTGGCACGCGTTGGTGGACGCACTCCGATTGTTACTTTGCTCCTGTCTGGTCTTGCTTTGAGCACAATGCTGTCATACTCCACCACGTTCGTAGTTTTACTTCATCCTGAGTCCGACGTTGCCATCCGCCTGCTGACGACCTGGCTTCACGGAGCGGTTTCCAACACCGAGTGGCCACAAATAGCACTCGTGGCAGTGATGGTAGGCATCGGAGCTCTTTTGTCTTTGCTCCTGACCCGCTCACTCAATGCACTTTGCCTGGGCGACGACTACGCGCAACAGCTCGGCATCAGGGTCGAGTTGCTCAGAGCTTCGATCATTGTTGTTGGTTCTCTTTTGACTGCGGCCGCCGTGGCGATTGGAGGGCTGATTGGATTTGTCGGTCTTGTCATTCCCCATTTGGTACGCCTGCTCATCGGGCCCGACCATGTCCGGCTGCTGCCGATTGCTGGGCTTGCAGGCGCGATCTTTCTGATCCTGGCGGACACGCTGGCGCGCACTGTGCTTTCGCCCTCTGAGCTTCCAGTCGGAATATTGACGGCATTTGTTGGCGGGCCGGTCTTTCTTTTCCTGCTCCGCCGCAACAAGCGGGAGTATGCCCTATGA
- a CDS encoding TonB-dependent receptor plug domain-containing protein, giving the protein MGTIRGTISDPLGAVIPNAQVELFRDTEQAGTTTTDTLGDFQFSSLRSGRYHIRARAPQFTSETSPDVYFGGGTTQINLRLKVGTTTQEIVVSATGTEIPDSQVGASVSVINQDQFQNKLDVLEPLRLVPGLQVIQVGQRGGQTTLFLRGGNENTNKVLLDGIPINDIGGGFGFANLADTGISQVEVLRGPNSVLYGADALSGVINLTTRRGTTPLPEFIYSGDGGNFSTMRHEASLGGAYRQFDYFSDFSRFDTRNSEPHSAFHNGTFAGNFGWAPTSSTQLRLTARRTVTASSLPNALDFFGIADDSFQKEQDTYIGASLQNQTTSHWLNQVRYGATRLRSQFENLSPTGIPFDPLPDDPLGFGLNYLGMPITIRGANGFSTSGQAILDSGGAYPMRSDTLTNRDFVSAQSDYVFNPHLTALVGFRYENERGFTNFSGSHTPTNRDNFSYTVQAQGNLWTRLYVTVGLGVENDQIFGVHVTPRLSLAYYVFRPNSSGVFNGTKLRFNFGKGIKEPDIFSESTSLFNLLSGLSNGQQLISQFHVRPIGPERSRSYDVGIEQTIWNARAKIGITFFHNQFTDQMEFVDKNALPSLGVPLDIAQATLFGATVNSADFRAQGVESEIEFDLGHGLRARGSYTYLDPVVQRSFSSSALGPVTNSTLPGMIPIGAFSPLVGSRPFRRAPHSGSFLISYDRRKFTVGLGGYLASRRDDSTFLSDGFFGNTMLLPNRNLADSYQKIDFNGSYRVSQFLSFYASVENLANQHYDAAFGFPSSPLAFRTGIRLTLGGESWRIK; this is encoded by the coding sequence TTGGGCACGATCAGAGGCACAATCAGTGATCCCTTGGGCGCGGTTATCCCTAACGCTCAAGTCGAGCTGTTTCGTGATACGGAACAAGCTGGCACGACTACGACTGACACGCTTGGAGATTTTCAGTTTTCGTCTTTGCGCTCTGGACGTTACCATATCCGCGCACGGGCCCCGCAATTTACGTCGGAAACAAGTCCTGATGTTTATTTCGGCGGAGGGACGACCCAGATCAACCTCAGGCTTAAGGTCGGCACCACAACCCAGGAAATCGTGGTCTCGGCGACGGGAACGGAAATACCGGATTCCCAAGTAGGCGCTTCGGTTTCTGTGATCAACCAGGACCAATTCCAGAACAAGCTTGACGTGCTCGAACCGCTGCGGCTCGTGCCTGGCCTTCAGGTAATCCAAGTGGGACAAAGAGGCGGACAAACTACCTTGTTTTTGCGCGGAGGAAACGAAAACACAAACAAAGTGTTACTGGATGGAATTCCGATCAACGACATTGGCGGAGGTTTTGGATTCGCGAATCTTGCCGACACCGGCATCAGCCAAGTCGAAGTATTGCGAGGGCCTAACAGCGTACTCTATGGCGCTGACGCACTTTCAGGAGTCATCAACCTGACCACGCGGCGTGGCACTACTCCGTTGCCGGAATTCATTTACTCAGGCGATGGCGGGAATTTTTCTACGATGCGCCATGAAGCATCACTCGGCGGAGCCTATCGCCAGTTCGATTATTTTTCAGACTTTTCTCGCTTTGACACTCGCAACAGTGAGCCGCACAGCGCGTTCCACAACGGTACATTTGCAGGAAATTTCGGCTGGGCGCCAACTTCTTCCACACAACTGCGCCTCACGGCGCGGCGTACGGTAACTGCTTCCAGTCTTCCCAATGCCCTGGATTTCTTCGGCATCGCCGATGACTCTTTTCAGAAAGAACAGGACACCTACATAGGAGCATCGCTACAGAACCAAACTACGTCGCATTGGCTCAATCAGGTCCGTTACGGAGCTACGAGACTGCGCTCGCAGTTTGAAAATCTCTCTCCGACCGGTATCCCCTTTGATCCGTTGCCCGACGATCCACTTGGATTTGGCCTCAATTACCTGGGAATGCCCATTACGATTCGCGGTGCAAATGGCTTCAGCACCAGCGGGCAGGCGATTCTTGATTCCGGCGGCGCATATCCCATGCGGTCCGACACGCTCACGAACCGCGATTTTGTTTCAGCTCAATCTGACTATGTTTTCAATCCACATCTGACAGCCTTGGTCGGGTTCCGTTATGAGAATGAACGCGGGTTTACAAACTTTTCGGGAAGCCATACGCCGACCAACCGCGACAACTTCAGCTATACCGTGCAGGCACAAGGCAATCTCTGGACGCGGCTCTACGTTACGGTTGGACTCGGGGTAGAGAACGACCAGATTTTTGGAGTGCACGTCACCCCACGGCTATCGCTTGCGTATTACGTCTTTCGTCCGAATTCTAGTGGGGTATTCAATGGCACAAAGTTGAGATTCAACTTCGGCAAAGGGATCAAAGAACCGGATATCTTTTCAGAAAGCACTTCCCTGTTTAACCTGCTCTCAGGACTCAGCAACGGACAACAGTTGATATCCCAATTCCACGTACGGCCCATCGGGCCGGAACGTTCGCGCAGCTATGACGTGGGAATTGAGCAGACGATATGGAATGCCCGAGCGAAAATTGGCATTACCTTCTTTCATAACCAGTTCACCGATCAGATGGAATTCGTAGACAAGAATGCCTTGCCCTCATTGGGAGTTCCTCTCGACATAGCACAGGCAACACTTTTCGGAGCGACCGTCAACTCAGCCGATTTTCGCGCCCAGGGCGTAGAGAGCGAGATCGAGTTTGATTTAGGACACGGTCTGCGTGCGCGTGGGAGCTACACTTATCTTGATCCGGTTGTGCAGCGCTCGTTTTCGAGCAGTGCGTTGGGACCTGTCACGAATTCGACACTTCCAGGAATGATTCCAATCGGAGCATTCTCACCCTTGGTTGGCAGCCGGCCATTCCGGCGTGCGCCCCATTCCGGGAGCTTCTTGATCTCATACGACAGACGAAAATTTACCGTGGGATTAGGTGGATACCTTGCCAGCCGCCGCGATGACAGCACGTTTCTCAGTGACGGCTTCTTCGGTAACACTATGTTGTTGCCCAATCGAAACCTTGCCGACTCGTATCAGAAAATTGATTTTAACGGGAGTTACAGGGTCAGCCAGTTTTTAAGCTTCTACGCAAGCGTCGAAAATCTGGCAAATCAGCATTACGATGCCGCGTTTGGTTTTCCGTCTTCGCCTCTTGCCTTCCGCACAGGCATTCGCCTTACGCTTGGAGGCGAGTCGTGGAGAATTAAGTAA
- a CDS encoding cobalamin-binding protein produces the protein MKKYLSTVVLLLLLTGHCLAQRTVQDELGRKVVVPETPHRIITLAPSITDTVYAIGAGADIVGVSNYTKYPEDATKKPKVGEPLNPSIETIVALHPDLVLAIQDMNRAETVEQLEKLGIPVFMVNPHGITGIYTSVANLGDVLNRKRDADDLLARLHSREQAVRNRVKGRAGPRVFFVVWPDPVMTAGKDAFVTELIETAGGKSVTDDLPQDWPQISLEALVARKPDFLIFVRGQFVIDDLKKKPGWNSLEAVKANHVFYTDDRIIHPSPVAFDALEDLANQFHPLAAH, from the coding sequence ATGAAAAAGTATCTATCGACAGTTGTGTTGTTATTGCTCCTTACGGGCCACTGCCTGGCTCAGCGGACGGTGCAGGATGAATTGGGACGCAAGGTAGTTGTTCCCGAGACTCCGCATCGCATCATCACATTGGCGCCCAGCATTACCGACACCGTGTATGCGATCGGCGCCGGTGCAGACATAGTGGGAGTGAGCAATTACACAAAGTATCCAGAAGACGCGACTAAAAAACCAAAAGTCGGAGAGCCGCTCAATCCTTCAATTGAGACGATCGTGGCCCTTCATCCTGACCTCGTGCTCGCAATTCAGGACATGAACCGGGCGGAAACGGTAGAACAACTTGAAAAACTCGGCATTCCTGTCTTCATGGTCAATCCTCACGGAATTACAGGCATCTACACTTCGGTTGCCAATTTGGGAGATGTGCTCAATCGCAAGCGAGATGCGGACGATCTTCTCGCCCGTCTGCATAGCCGCGAACAAGCAGTGCGCAATCGGGTGAAAGGTAGAGCTGGCCCACGCGTCTTCTTTGTGGTGTGGCCCGACCCAGTCATGACTGCCGGCAAGGATGCCTTTGTCACAGAACTGATTGAAACTGCTGGGGGAAAATCCGTTACCGATGACTTGCCTCAAGATTGGCCGCAAATCAGCCTTGAAGCATTGGTAGCGAGAAAACCGGATTTTTTGATTTTTGTCCGTGGGCAGTTTGTGATTGACGATCTCAAAAAGAAGCCCGGTTGGAACAGCCTGGAAGCCGTAAAAGCGAACCACGTGTTTTATACCGACGACCGAATTATCCATCCAAGTCCGGTGGCATTCGATGCGCTGGAGGACCTGGCAAACCAGTTTCACCCGTTGGCGGCACATTAG
- a CDS encoding cobyrinate a,c-diamide synthase — MKAFMVASPVTGSGKTTVTLALMAALRRRGFTVQSFKCGPDFIDPAHHACVTGRGSRNLDSWMLDAEANQTIFDHASQGADVAVVEAMMGLFDGVAGGSEQGSSAEIAKQLSIPIVLVVDVSTAARSIAAVIHGFESFDTNLRVVGVVLNKVGGEGHLRLLQEAIQGSCRSAVLGSLPHAAKLHIPERHLGLVTAAEQPLSSEQISLLADLAERHINLDVLIGACESTQPALGGEAKFISTKAATPVKTDQDGSAPKVRIGVPRDRAFCFYYEENLELLRDAGAAIIEFDSLECNHLPAGLDALYFGGGYPELFAEQLSHNHSLIGDIRQFASSGKLIYAECGGLIYLSDQLRTLDGCIFKMAGVLPLVIEMTRGPVNFGYTEVVLERECLLGESGSVARGHSFHYSKIAESGKLDHVYRVFYTLSGRSEPEGFVKNNVLASYIHLHFKSNPALAASLVAHAYAAREAAVAQS; from the coding sequence ATGAAGGCGTTCATGGTGGCCAGTCCGGTAACTGGCAGCGGCAAAACCACGGTGACGCTTGCGCTTATGGCAGCGCTGCGAAGACGTGGTTTCACTGTGCAGAGCTTCAAGTGCGGGCCTGATTTCATTGACCCGGCACATCATGCCTGCGTCACGGGCCGGGGCTCACGCAACCTGGATTCATGGATGCTCGACGCAGAAGCCAACCAAACGATATTTGATCATGCCAGTCAAGGCGCCGACGTTGCCGTGGTTGAAGCCATGATGGGCTTGTTTGATGGAGTCGCGGGAGGCAGCGAGCAAGGCAGCAGCGCGGAAATTGCCAAGCAACTGAGTATTCCCATCGTTTTGGTGGTTGACGTTTCGACCGCTGCACGCAGTATTGCCGCTGTGATTCATGGGTTTGAAAGTTTTGATACCAATCTGAGAGTCGTGGGAGTGGTGCTGAACAAAGTTGGCGGAGAGGGGCATTTGCGGCTTCTGCAAGAGGCAATACAGGGTTCATGCCGCAGCGCTGTTCTCGGTTCCCTGCCGCATGCAGCCAAGTTACATATTCCTGAACGCCACCTTGGGCTGGTGACCGCTGCGGAGCAGCCACTTTCAAGCGAACAAATTTCTCTTCTCGCAGACTTGGCGGAACGTCATATTAACCTGGACGTCTTAATTGGTGCTTGCGAATCTACTCAGCCGGCTTTGGGAGGCGAAGCAAAATTTATTTCTACGAAAGCAGCCACTCCGGTCAAAACTGACCAGGATGGTTCTGCACCCAAGGTTCGCATCGGCGTGCCACGGGATCGAGCGTTCTGCTTTTATTACGAAGAAAATCTTGAGCTCTTGCGAGATGCGGGCGCTGCAATTATTGAATTCGACTCGCTCGAATGTAATCATCTTCCTGCCGGACTCGACGCCTTATATTTCGGCGGCGGCTACCCTGAGCTTTTTGCCGAACAGCTCAGCCATAACCATTCGCTCATTGGCGATATACGCCAGTTTGCTTCTTCAGGAAAACTTATCTACGCCGAGTGCGGCGGCTTGATCTACCTTTCCGATCAACTGCGCACGCTCGATGGATGCATCTTCAAAATGGCAGGGGTACTGCCGCTTGTTATCGAAATGACCCGTGGGCCGGTAAATTTTGGCTACACGGAAGTAGTTCTCGAACGCGAGTGCCTGCTTGGAGAATCTGGTAGTGTCGCGCGCGGGCATAGCTTCCATTACTCAAAGATTGCCGAATCGGGAAAGTTGGACCATGTGTATCGCGTTTTCTACACGTTGAGTGGACGCTCTGAACCAGAGGGTTTCGTTAAGAACAACGTGCTGGCGAGTTATATCCATCTTCATTTCAAATCCAATCCTGCATTGGCAGCCAGTCTGGTGGCACATGCGTACGCGGCGCGGGAGGCAGCAGTAGCTCAGTCATGA
- the cobU gene encoding bifunctional adenosylcobinamide kinase/adenosylcobinamide-phosphate guanylyltransferase gives MQARNRKSVTLVLGGARSGKSRYAQQLAARASKVTFFATAEASDDEMRRKIERHRQDRPASWVTVEEPVELDSAMREHAASAEVLLVDCLTLYAANIMTHDRENMDLVHKRVERLCEALRFVSPSVVLVSNEVGSGVVPFFPAGVLFRELLGEINQRVAAIADNVLIMFAGLPLALKGKVEIEL, from the coding sequence ATGCAAGCGAGAAACCGAAAATCGGTGACTCTCGTTCTCGGAGGCGCGCGCAGCGGCAAAAGCCGCTACGCCCAGCAACTGGCTGCTCGCGCAAGCAAGGTCACGTTCTTTGCGACTGCAGAGGCCTCTGATGATGAGATGCGCCGCAAAATTGAGCGCCACCGCCAGGACCGCCCGGCTTCATGGGTGACGGTAGAAGAGCCGGTCGAGCTGGACAGCGCGATGCGTGAACACGCCGCTTCTGCCGAAGTGTTGCTGGTTGATTGCCTGACTTTATATGCCGCGAACATCATGACCCATGACAGGGAGAATATGGACCTGGTGCACAAGCGCGTGGAACGCCTGTGTGAAGCCTTGCGTTTTGTTTCGCCCTCGGTGGTGCTTGTTTCCAACGAGGTTGGCAGCGGAGTGGTGCCTTTCTTCCCTGCCGGAGTCCTGTTTCGGGAATTGCTCGGAGAAATTAACCAGAGAGTAGCAGCGATTGCCGATAACGTGCTGATCATGTTTGCAGGACTCCCGCTTGCGCTTAAAGGAAAGGTTGAGATCGAACTATGA
- a CDS encoding cobalamin-binding protein: protein MQICSLIPAATEILYALGLEDSIAGVTFECDFPPEARKKPVVLDTILEHSLSPAEVDRTVQEFSSHGESLYRVHTELLKKIKPDLIVTQELCDVCAVGASHVAKTLHELPSAPKILSLTPHTLEDVWRDIEAVGEATSRQQQAAALVADLRRRVERVKQYSYPYRPRVLSLEWLSPPFNGGHWVPEMVELAGGIDPLGHISEPSLEFSWEKIIASDPDIVLVMPCGYDLERAIREYRETEFPSGWNDLKAVRSGNVFAVHANAYFSRPGPRLATGLEIMATLFHPERKFETPAKSWAKL, encoded by the coding sequence ATGCAAATTTGCTCACTCATACCAGCAGCCACTGAAATACTCTATGCCCTGGGACTGGAAGATTCGATTGCAGGCGTGACCTTTGAATGCGACTTTCCACCGGAGGCCCGTAAGAAACCCGTGGTCCTGGACACGATCCTTGAGCATTCGCTGTCACCTGCCGAAGTTGACCGCACAGTGCAGGAGTTCTCTTCGCATGGAGAGAGCCTGTACCGAGTCCACACAGAGTTGCTCAAAAAAATCAAGCCTGACTTGATTGTCACGCAAGAGCTTTGTGACGTCTGCGCGGTGGGCGCGTCCCATGTGGCCAAGACACTGCATGAGCTGCCCTCGGCGCCGAAGATCCTCTCGTTAACTCCGCATACTTTAGAAGATGTTTGGCGTGATATTGAAGCGGTTGGTGAGGCAACAAGCAGGCAGCAACAGGCAGCGGCCCTGGTGGCTGATTTGCGAAGGCGGGTTGAACGAGTAAAGCAATATTCCTACCCTTATCGACCGAGGGTGCTGTCGCTGGAGTGGTTGAGTCCTCCTTTTAATGGTGGCCATTGGGTTCCGGAGATGGTTGAGCTGGCCGGAGGTATTGATCCGCTGGGCCACATTAGTGAACCAAGCCTGGAATTCAGTTGGGAGAAAATTATCGCAAGCGATCCAGACATCGTGCTGGTTATGCCGTGTGGCTACGACTTGGAGCGAGCCATACGCGAATACCGCGAGACCGAGTTTCCATCGGGATGGAACGACCTGAAGGCTGTGCGCAGCGGCAATGTTTTCGCCGTCCATGCCAATGCGTATTTTTCTCGTCCTGGGCCGCGGCTTGCTACCGGACTCGAGATTATGGCGACACTTTTCCATCCTGAGCGCAAATTTGAAACTCCGGCGAAGAGTTGGGCGAAGCTGTAA
- the bluB gene encoding 5,6-dimethylbenzimidazole synthase — translation MEKPIFDQHFRSQFEDLLKWRRDVRHFRTDPVDPQLIEHLIALASLAPSVGYSQPWRFVLVESSEPRESIRENFELSNQQALNAYSGEKAQLYAKLKLAGLRDAPVHLAVFLDQHTESGSGLGRMTMPETLEYSAVLAVYTLWLAARSHGLGVGWVSILDPAKVNASLNIPEHWKLIAYLCIGYPQEDHSVPELLRNGWEAKLPTPDILVRR, via the coding sequence ATGGAAAAGCCCATTTTCGACCAACATTTCCGAAGCCAGTTCGAAGACCTGCTTAAGTGGAGGCGCGATGTACGCCACTTTCGTACCGATCCCGTGGACCCTCAGCTCATCGAGCACCTCATTGCTTTGGCTTCGCTTGCTCCGTCTGTCGGTTACAGCCAGCCCTGGCGGTTCGTTCTGGTGGAGTCATCCGAGCCCCGTGAATCCATACGAGAGAATTTTGAACTCAGCAACCAGCAGGCTTTAAATGCATATTCGGGTGAGAAGGCCCAGCTCTATGCGAAATTAAAGCTGGCGGGTCTTCGTGATGCCCCGGTCCACTTGGCTGTCTTCTTGGATCAACATACCGAGTCCGGCAGCGGCCTGGGCAGAATGACCATGCCTGAAACCCTGGAATATTCCGCCGTTCTGGCAGTTTATACATTATGGTTGGCCGCACGGAGCCACGGATTAGGTGTGGGCTGGGTTTCTATTCTCGATCCTGCGAAGGTCAATGCCAGTTTGAATATTCCCGAGCACTGGAAGTTGATTGCATACCTATGTATTGGATACCCACAAGAAGACCACTCGGTTCCCGAACTCCTGCGCAATGGTTGGGAAGCCAAGTTGCCCACACCAGACATCCTCGTAAGACGTTGA
- the tadA gene encoding tRNA adenosine(34) deaminase TadA: MSISDELWMEEALREALRAQANDEVPVGAVILHQKKIIGRGYNRNRVDSDPSAHAEIVALREAGGFLGNHRLEGCEMFVTIEPCAMCCGALVHARLARLVYGADDPKAGAVRSIMQVINHPKLNHQMEIIGGVLAGKCTQMMQAFFQQRRG, encoded by the coding sequence ATGAGCATATCGGACGAATTGTGGATGGAAGAGGCCCTACGCGAGGCCCTGCGCGCTCAGGCCAACGACGAAGTCCCTGTCGGCGCGGTCATTTTGCATCAGAAAAAAATCATTGGCCGGGGATACAATCGCAACCGCGTGGATTCTGACCCCAGCGCGCACGCTGAAATTGTTGCGCTGCGCGAGGCCGGCGGCTTTCTCGGTAATCATCGCCTCGAAGGGTGCGAGATGTTTGTCACCATTGAACCCTGCGCCATGTGTTGTGGCGCCCTGGTGCATGCCCGCCTGGCGCGTTTGGTTTACGGCGCAGATGATCCCAAAGCCGGAGCGGTACGATCCATCATGCAGGTCATAAACCACCCGAAGCTGAACCACCAGATGGAGATTATTGGGGGAGTGCTGGCAGGAAAATGCACCCAGATGATGCAGGCTTTCTTTCAACAGAGGCGCGGGTAG
- a CDS encoding agmatine deiminase family protein: MKLTRPKTLTEALKPTSLGYRMPAEWEPHAATWIAWPHNADDWPGRFEPIPWVYAEIVRQLARVEQVRIVVNSVQLEAEARKVLSSVGVDLHQVSFHRWPTDRVWTRDSGPIFIRRDDHSSGKRLGRPARRSEFGDLSCPFAITHWHFNAWAKYSNWQKDSRLPGHIATLLELPAWQPTILVKGEQHRVVLEGGSIDVNGHGTLLTTEECLLSAEQARNPGLDRRCLEAVFADYLGIRKVIWLNSGIAGDDTHGHVDDIARFVGPSTVVAAVEKDRKDVNFAPLAENLARLHAATDQDGRPLRVVEIPMPEPIFYEGTRLPASYANFYIANGLVLVPVFNDANDRIALDVIAALLPTRKVVPIYCGDFIWGFGAIHCATQQQPR; this comes from the coding sequence TTGAAATTGACTCGCCCCAAGACGTTGACTGAGGCACTCAAGCCCACTTCTCTCGGCTACCGCATGCCCGCCGAGTGGGAACCCCACGCCGCCACCTGGATCGCATGGCCGCACAACGCCGATGACTGGCCGGGGCGGTTTGAGCCGATCCCGTGGGTTTATGCGGAAATTGTTCGCCAGCTTGCCCGCGTCGAGCAGGTTCGAATCGTGGTCAACAGCGTACAACTGGAGGCCGAAGCCCGCAAGGTTCTTTCTTCCGTTGGTGTTGACTTGCATCAAGTGTCATTTCACCGCTGGCCGACCGACCGCGTCTGGACCCGCGATTCCGGGCCAATCTTCATCCGGCGCGATGATCACTCTTCCGGCAAGCGCCTGGGACGTCCTGCCCGCCGCTCGGAATTTGGAGACCTTTCCTGCCCGTTCGCCATCACGCACTGGCACTTCAATGCCTGGGCCAAATATTCCAACTGGCAAAAGGATTCGCGTCTTCCCGGCCACATCGCCACACTTCTGGAGCTGCCGGCCTGGCAGCCAACAATCCTAGTTAAAGGAGAGCAGCATCGCGTTGTACTCGAGGGCGGCAGCATTGATGTCAACGGGCACGGCACGCTACTCACCACTGAAGAATGCCTCTTGAGCGCCGAGCAGGCCCGCAATCCCGGCTTGGACCGCCGCTGCCTGGAGGCGGTTTTTGCCGATTACCTGGGAATTCGCAAGGTCATCTGGCTCAACAGTGGCATTGCTGGGGACGACACTCACGGCCACGTGGATGATATCGCCCGCTTCGTGGGCCCTTCCACCGTGGTTGCGGCCGTGGAAAAAGATCGCAAGGACGTCAACTTTGCGCCGCTGGCTGAAAATCTGGCACGCCTGCACGCTGCTACTGACCAAGACGGCCGGCCGCTGCGCGTGGTCGAGATCCCCATGCCCGAGCCGATCTTTTATGAAGGAACACGCCTGCCCGCCAGCTATGCCAATTTCTACATAGCCAACGGGTTGGTGCTGGTACCGGTCTTTAACGACGCCAACGACCGAATTGCCCTCGATGTCATCGCTGCTCTGCTGCCCACTCGGAAAGTTGTCCCCATTTATTGCGGGGATTTTATATGGGGCTTTGGCGCGATCCACTGTGCGACCCAGCAACAACCCCGGTAG